CGAGGTTCGCCATCCCGTAGGTCTTCGAGAAGAGCGTGCGGCCGTCGCGCCACACGCGCACCGCACCTCCCGGAGAATCCGGCCCGTCGAAGCGGGACATGATCTGATCGGCGAGTTCCTCCGGGTCTGTCGCGACGGGTTCGTGCCGCAGCAGCGTGATCTCGTAGCGCCCGCCGGCCTCGTCATCGTCCCCCGCGACGAACAATTCCAGCGTGTGGACGCCCGCGCCGGACGTCCGCCCGCCGAAGCGCTCGACCCCGCGCCCCAGCCCCCCGAAACGGCCGACCTGTGTCCCCTCGGGGTCGAGGACGCGCGCCGTCACGTCGACGGAGATCTGGTTCACCTCGCCGAGGACGAAGTCGTTCTCACCCGTCTCGATCGTGTAGCGCGCCGTGTCGCCCGCGGCGAGCGTGCCCGGCAACGTCCGGCCGACCTCGAGTTCCGAACTCTGCGCCGCGATCTGGGCGGCCGCGAGAAGGGCGAAGAGCCCGGCGCAGACGGCGGAACCGAACGGGTGACGGGGACGGCGACCGAAACGCGTGTTCATGTGGATAACTCCAGGGGTGGGTTCGAAGCTGGTGAAACGACACTCGCGCGAGAGACGGTAAGGAGGCCCGACTCGAGCGGGCAACCGCACGGCAGGGTCAATGCGGGGCCGATACGGGATCGGTACGGCCGGCTGCCAATACCGGTTTCGACGTCTCCGGACGTACAATCAGGCGTACAGTCCGACAGCGTTCACGGCTCGACTCAAATCCACCCCAGATTGCGAAGGATCCGATGAAGGTACCCTTGAAGGCACGCTCGTCCCTCCTCACGGCCATGCTCCTCGCGGCCTCGTTCCGCCCCGCCTGGGCGCAGGACGCCACCGGCACGCTCATGCTCGCGCAGCCCGCGGTAAGCGCGGACCGGATCGCGTTCGCGTACGCCGGGGACCTGTGGACCGCGGGAATCGACGGGAGTTCGCCGCGCAGGCTGACCTCGCACGTCGGCGTCGAGTTCAACCCGCGCTTCTCACCGGACGGTGAATGGATCGCGTTCAGCGGGGAATACGACGGGAACACCGATGTCTTTCTCGTGCCCGCGGACGGAGGTGTGCCCGCGCGACTCACGTGGCACCCGGGAGCCGATCTCGTCCAGAGCTTCACGCCCGACGGATCGGCGGTGCTCTTTTCATCGGGACGCAACGCCTACACGGGCCGCCACGCGCAGTTGTTCACGGTCGCGACGAGCGGCGGACACCCCGAACAACTGCCCATTCCGCACGCGTTCAAGGCGACGTTCTCCCCGGACGGCGCGAAGATCGCCTACACGCCGCTGTACGAAGCCTTCACTCAGTGGAAGAACTACCGGGGCGGGACGACGACGCGGATCTGGATCTACGATGTGGCGGACCATTCCGTCGTTCAGATCCCGCAGCCGGAGGGCCGCTCGAACGACACGGATCCCATGTGGATCGGGGACCGCGTCTTCTTCCGCTCGGACCGCGACGGGGAGTTCAACGTCCATGCCTACGACCCGGGGACGGGGCACGTCTCGCGGGTCACCGCGCACGAGGACTTTCCGGTCCTGAACGCGTCCGCCGGCGCCGGCCGGATCGCCTACGAGCAGGCGGGGCGGCTCCATCTGCTCGATCCCGGCTCGGGCGCGAGTCACCTGGTGCCGGTGCGGATCGCGACGGACCTCCTGGAGGTGCGGCCCCGCTACGCCAGCGGCGGGAACTTCGTCCGCAACGCGAGCCTTTCGCCCTCCGGCGCCCGCGCCGCCTTCGAGTTCCGGGGCGAGATCGTCACCTTGCCGCGCGACAAGGGCGACGACCGCAACCTCACGCAGTCGACCGCCGCCCATGAGCGGAGTCCCGCCTGGTCGCCGGACGGAGAGTCGATCGCCTGGTTCTCGGATGCCTCCGGCGAATACCGGCTATACGTGGCTCCCCAGTCGGGGGCGGGAGAGGCGCGCAGCTACGTTCTCGATGGCGCCGGGTTCTACGGGGACCCGGTGTGGTCGCCCGACGGCATGAAGATCAGCTACACGGACAACTCGCGGGCCGTGTACTGGATCGATCTCGAATCCGGGGACACCCACCGCGTGGATGCCGACGCGATGTACGGGCCGCTGCCCCCGCCCTCGCACGCCTGGTCGCCGGACTCCCGGTGGCTCGTCTACACGCGCAACAACGAGACCAACATCCGCACGGCATACGTCCACTTGCTCGAAACGGGCGAGACGAGGGCCGTCACCGACGGACTCAGCGACGTCTCCGAGGCCGTCTTCGACGCCGGCGGCCAGTACCTCTATCTCACGTCGTCCACCGACGCGGGCCCCGTCGTCCAGTGGTTCGCCCAGTCGAACAACGACTTCGAGATGACGAACGCGATCTATCTCGCGGTCCTCGAGAAGGGCACGCCGTCACCTCTGGCGAGGGAAAGCGACGAAGAGGCCGGGGACGAGGCCGAACCGGAAGCGGAGGGCGCCGACGATGCGGACGAAGTAACGGTCCACATCGACTTCGACGACCTCGACCAGCGGATCCTCGCCCTGCCGCTGCCCGAAGCCGGCTACGCGAACCTGCAGCCCGGGGAGCCGGGTCAGCTCTTCTACATCCGAAGCGAGACGGCCAGCGGGTTCGGAAGCCCCGGTGCGGGTCCCAGCCTTCACCGCTTCTCACTCGCCGACCGCGAAGCGGCGACGGTGGTCGGCGGCACGCGCTTCTACGACCTGTCGGCGGACCGCAGGAGCGTGCTGTACGCGACATCGGGTGGATGGTTCATCAGCAACGCGGGCGGGACGGACATCGGATCCGGCGCGGATCGTCTCGGCGTCGCCGATGTCGAGGTGAGGATCGATCCACGGGCGGAGTGGCGTCAGATCTACGATGAGGCCTGGCGGATCAACCGCGACTACTTCTACGACCCGAACATGCACGGCGCGGACTGGCCCGCCATGAAGGAGAAGTACGCTGTTTTTCTCCCCCACCTCACCTCACGGGCCGACCTGAACCGGCTCATGACGTGGCTCCATTCCGAGATCGCGGTGGGGCACCACCGCGGCGGCGGCGGCGACTTCCTCCACGAGACGGACGACGTGCCGGGCGGTCAGCTGGGCGCGGACTTCGTCGTCGACCGGGGGCGGTACCGGTTCGAGAAGGTGTACGGCGGTCTCAACTGGAACCCGGGACTCCGGTCCCCGCTCACGGAGCCGGGAGTCGAGGTCGACGCCGGCGACTACCTGCTGGCGGTCGAAGGAGTCGATCTCTCGGCGCCGGAGAACCTCTTCAGCCGGTTCGAGAACACGGCCGGCCGGATCGTCTCGATCACCGTCGGGCCGTCGCCGGATGGGACGGGGTCCCGCACCGTCGACGTCGTGCCGGTGGCGAACGAGGGCGCGCTGCGGAACCGGGACTGGGTGGAGGGCAACCTCGCGCGCGTCGACGAAGCCACGGAGGGGCGAGTCGCATACGTGTACGTGCCCAACACGGCCGGCGCGGGACATGAGTACTTCAAGCGCTACTTCTTCCCGCAGACGAACCGGGAGGCCGTGATCATCGACGAGCGGCACAACGGGGGCGGCCAGATCGCGGACTACTACATCAACATCCTCCGGCGCCCGTACATGTCGCACTGGGCGATGCGCTACGGGGCCGACCTCGTCACGCCGCAGGGCGCCATCCCGGGCCCGAAGGTGATGCTCATCGACGAGACCGCCGGCTCCGGCGGCGACATGCTGCCCTGGATGTTCCGCAAGCTCGAGATGGGCACCCTCATCGGCCGCCGCACCTGGGGCGGCCTGGTCGGCGTCCTGGGTTTCCCCGTCCTGATGGACGGCGGGGTGATTACGGCGCCGAACGTCGCGATATGGACGGAGGACGGGTTTATCGTCGAAAACGTGGGCGTACCGCCGGATATCGAAGTGGAGCAGTGGCCGGCCGAGGTGATCGCGGGCGTCGACCCGCAGTTGGAGAAGGCGATCGAGGTCGTGCTGGAGCAACTCGAGGCGTCACCGGTGGCAACGCCCGAGCGTCCGCCTTTCCCGATCCGCGTGCGACGCCGCTAGCGGACCTGACAGGAAGCGGAACCGGCCGGCAGCAGGACCGG
The Candidatus Palauibacter soopunensis genome window above contains:
- a CDS encoding PDZ domain-containing protein, with the protein product MKARSSLLTAMLLAASFRPAWAQDATGTLMLAQPAVSADRIAFAYAGDLWTAGIDGSSPRRLTSHVGVEFNPRFSPDGEWIAFSGEYDGNTDVFLVPADGGVPARLTWHPGADLVQSFTPDGSAVLFSSGRNAYTGRHAQLFTVATSGGHPEQLPIPHAFKATFSPDGAKIAYTPLYEAFTQWKNYRGGTTTRIWIYDVADHSVVQIPQPEGRSNDTDPMWIGDRVFFRSDRDGEFNVHAYDPGTGHVSRVTAHEDFPVLNASAGAGRIAYEQAGRLHLLDPGSGASHLVPVRIATDLLEVRPRYASGGNFVRNASLSPSGARAAFEFRGEIVTLPRDKGDDRNLTQSTAAHERSPAWSPDGESIAWFSDASGEYRLYVAPQSGAGEARSYVLDGAGFYGDPVWSPDGMKISYTDNSRAVYWIDLESGDTHRVDADAMYGPLPPPSHAWSPDSRWLVYTRNNETNIRTAYVHLLETGETRAVTDGLSDVSEAVFDAGGQYLYLTSSTDAGPVVQWFAQSNNDFEMTNAIYLAVLEKGTPSPLARESDEEAGDEAEPEAEGADDADEVTVHIDFDDLDQRILALPLPEAGYANLQPGEPGQLFYIRSETASGFGSPGAGPSLHRFSLADREAATVVGGTRFYDLSADRRSVLYATSGGWFISNAGGTDIGSGADRLGVADVEVRIDPRAEWRQIYDEAWRINRDYFYDPNMHGADWPAMKEKYAVFLPHLTSRADLNRLMTWLHSEIAVGHHRGGGGDFLHETDDVPGGQLGADFVVDRGRYRFEKVYGGLNWNPGLRSPLTEPGVEVDAGDYLLAVEGVDLSAPENLFSRFENTAGRIVSITVGPSPDGTGSRTVDVVPVANEGALRNRDWVEGNLARVDEATEGRVAYVYVPNTAGAGHEYFKRYFFPQTNREAVIIDERHNGGGQIADYYINILRRPYMSHWAMRYGADLVTPQGAIPGPKVMLIDETAGSGGDMLPWMFRKLEMGTLIGRRTWGGLVGVLGFPVLMDGGVITAPNVAIWTEDGFIVENVGVPPDIEVEQWPAEVIAGVDPQLEKAIEVVLEQLEASPVATPERPPFPIRVRRR